The Drechmeria coniospora strain ARSEF 6962 chromosome 02, whole genome shotgun sequence genome has a segment encoding these proteins:
- a CDS encoding DUF602 domain-containing protein, with protein sequence MGNDGGSIPKRHELVKNAARAPTVSELKATALESLTHAWTHCFLSGTPLDLASIVSDWRGRLYNYESVLKGLVPSDEPVEATPASVGITSLRDVVKLTFSKTGDKWTCPISMKEMGPSTKAVYLVPCGHVFAEVAMTEIQESTCPECSAPFDGEDIIAILPTTEKDTQRLEARIDNLRAKGLAHTLKKQKADKKKKRKGDDVHKADGGDNEKTGNGDEKRQKRDIDARISGINNPMAASLTAKVLAEQDERNNRRKVLAEATTRKSETARG encoded by the coding sequence ATGGGCAACGACGGAGGCTCCATTCCGAAGCGGCACGAACTCGTCAAGAATGCCGCCAGGGCGCCGACCGTCTCGGAGttgaaggcgacggcgctcgaATCTCTCACGCACGCATGGACACACTGTTTCCTGAGCGGGACCCCTCTAGACTTGGCGAGTATCGTCTCCGACTGGCGCGGCCGGCTATACAACTACGAATCGGTCCTCAAGGGCCTCGTGCCGTCGGACGAGCCGGTGGAGGCGACGCCAGCATCCGTCGGCATCACCTCGTTGCGCGATGTCGTGAAGCTCACATTCTCCAAGACGGGCGACAAATGGACGTGTCCAATTTCCATGAAGGAGATGGGTCCGTCCACCAAGGCCGTGTACCTGGTTCCCTGCGGCCACGTGTTTGCGGaggtggcgatgacggagaTTCAAGAGAGCACGTGTCCCGAATGCTCGGCCCCGTTTGATGGCGAGGACATCATCGCCATACTGCCGACGACAGAAAAGGACACGCAGAGACTCGAGGCGAGAATAGACAACCTGCGAGCCAAGGGATTGGCGCACACGCTGAAGAAGCAGAAAGCggacaagaagaagaagcgcaAAGGCGACGACGTGCACAAGGCAGACGGCGGTGACAATGAAAAGACGggcaacggcgacgagaaGAGACAGAAGAGGGATATCGATGCGAGGATAAGCGGCATCAACAACCCGATGGCGGCCTCGCTGACGGCCAAGGTATTGGCCGAACAGGATGAGCGGAACAATCGACGGAAAGTTCTCGCCGAAGCAACCACGCGGAAGAGCGAGACGGCAAGAGGCTAA